CAGCGGCGTTTTGGGCGCAGTAAAACGGATTATTGAGCAACCGGAAGATACAGCACCAGTTTATAACCTCGGCAACAATCGCCCAGTTATGCTCAATGATTTCATTGCAGCGATTGAAAAAGCATGTGGCAAGCAAGCTATCCGCAAGCTTGTGCCGATGCCCGCTGCTGATGTTCCGCGCACCTATGCAGATATTAGGCTGGCAGCGCGCGATCTCGGCTTCAGCCCTAAAACCACTTTGGATGAAGGTATTCCTTTGTTTGTTGAGTGGTTTCGCGGCTATAATGGGACGCGATGAACGAACGCAAACCAAAACGAGGCTTCCGCCCGCTGGCCGATATGACGTCTGGTCTGATGGATCCGATGTTACAAAAACGTGCGGGCATCAGCCTCTCACTGCTGCAATCATGGGAAGATATTGTCGGCCCGGCAATAGGTAGCTCTTCGCGGCCGCTGCGTATTGTATGGCCAAGACGTTTGCATCAGGACGAACCTTTCAATCCGGCAACGCTCATTATCGCCTGCGAAGGCTTTGCAGCCCTTCAGATTCAGCATGAGACAGGCGAAATCATCAGCCGTGTGAATGGCTTTCTGGGTTTCTCTGCGATTGGTCGTATCAAGATAGAGCAGAAGCCGCCTGCGATTGATTTCAGACGCAAGCCAAAACGTCTTGCACCTCTGGCACCCTCCGAAGAGCGGCGCATTGATAAGGTGACGGATGGTATCGAGGATGATGCACTAAGAGCAGCTCTGGCTCGGCTTGGCAAAAATATACTCGCTGAAAAGCGCGCTACAAAGAAGTAGCATCATTTGCCATAAATTTGATTTAAGGTTGTTGTTGAACTTGATTTGATCAAGCAAGGGCTGGTGATTGCCCGCGCGCCACCTTAAATTGTCTTTAAAAGTCAACATTGAAACAGGACTGGATGATTCGATGCCTGCATCGCTTAACCGCAGACATGTTATTTCTCTTGCTGGCGCCGCCGCCGCAGGCCTCGCCTTTGCGGGCAATGCAAGTGCGCAGGCACGCAGTGCCGAAGCGTCCGTTGACGCTGCCAAGCTTGCTGAGCCAGGCAAGATGAAGGACATGGTTTATGGCAAGGCCGATGCGCCTGTGACCATAGTTGAGTACGCATCGCTGACCTGTTCGCATTGCGCTGATTTTGCGGTCAATACTTTCCCGACCATCAAGGAAAAATACATTGATACTGGCAAAGCGAAGCTTATCTTCCGCGAGTTCCCATTCGATCCACGCGCAACTGCTGCTTTCATGCTGGCTCGTTGTGCGCCGGAAGACCGTTATTTCCCGATGATCGAAGTTTTCTTTAAGCAGCAGCAACAGTGGGCGGGTGCAGCCGATGGCGAAGCTGCGCTGCTCCAGATCGCGAAACTTGCAGGTTTTACACAGGAGTCGTTCAAGGCTTGCTTGACGAACCAGCAGGTTCTCGATGATGTGAGAGCAACGATGGAACGCGGATCGAAGGAATTTGGTGTGAACGCCACGCCAACTTTCTTCATCAACGGACAGAAATATGCTGGAGCCCTTTCGGTTGACGAGATGTCGGCAATCATTGACAAGCTGCTCTAAGCCGCCTTTCGGCATGAAAAGCGGACGCTTCATTGCGTCCGCTTTTTGTATTTCTGAGGGAGACGCTTCCTGATGCGCTTCTCCAAGCTGCGCCTTGTTGGTTTTAAGTCCTTTGTCGAGCCGATGGAGTTCGTCATTGAGGGCGGGCTGACGGGGGTTGTCGGGCCGAATGGTTGCGGCAAGTCCAATCTCGTTGAAGCGCTGCGCTGGGTGATGGGTGAAAACTCATACAAGAACATGCGCGCCTCCGGCATGGACGATGTCATCTTCTCCGGCTCCGCCACGCGACCCGCACGCAATACGGCGGAAGTGACACTTTTCCTCGATAATTCCGATCGTACGGCACCTGCTGCCTATAATGATCAGGACGAGTTGCAGATTTCGCGCCGTATAGAGCGCGAAGCAGGCTCTGTTTATCGCATCAATGGCAAGGAAGCGCGTGCCAAGGATGTGCAGCTGCTGTTTGCGGATCAATCGACGGGGGCTCGCTCGCCATCGATGGTGGGGCAGGGACGCATTGGTGAACTCATTCAGGCCAAGCCACAGGCGCGGCGCGCATTGCTTGAAGAGGCGGCTGGTATTTCCGGCCTGCACACACGCCGCCACGAAGCGGAATTGCGGCTGCGTGCAGCCGAAGGTAATCTCGAGCGTCTTGAAGACGTAGTCGGAGAGCTTGGCAGCCAGATTGAAAGCCTGAAACGTCAGGCGCGTCAGGCAAATCGCTTCAAGGCTTTGTCGGCGGATATGCGGCGCGCAGAGGCATCGTTGTTGCATTTGCGCTGGTCGCAGGCGAAAGCGCAGGAAGGCGAAGCGCAAAGCGCATTGGCACAGGCAACCACAGTTGTCGGCGACATGGCGCAGGCGCAGATGAATGCGGCGCGTGAGCAGGGCGTTGGTGCACATAAATTGCCTGAACTGCGCGAGGCAGAGGCCAAAGCCGCCGCCGCTTTGCAGCGTCTTTCCATTGCCCGCACACAGCTCGACGAAGAGGATGGCCGCATTCGTGTGCGCCGTGCCGAGCTGATGAAACGCCTTGAGCAACTCACGTCAGATATTGCGCGTGAAGAACAGATGGTGCGTGAAAACGCGGATATTCTGGAGCGGCTCGACGAAGAACAGCAGGAACTGATTGCCTCTAACGAAGCATCTGGCGAGCGCGATGAAGAACTGCGCGCGATCTTTGAGGAATCGGAAATCCGTTTGCAGGACAGCGAAAATGCGCTTGCTCGCGTGACAGCGGAACGCGCAGAGGCTACCGCTGAGCGCACACAGATCGAGCGCGCTTTACAAGAAGCGCAAAGTCGCCGTAACCGTTTGGCAAACCAGATGGAGACAATCGAACGCGATATTGCGGCGGTTGCTGAACAGATCGGCGGATTGTTTGATCCTGCTGAAAAACGTGTGGCGGTTGAAGCAGCAACGGATGCGCTGGCAGCCTCTGAAGAGGCAGTAGTTGCATCTGAAGAACTTGTCAGTGCTGCGCGTGAACAGGAAGCGGCAAGCCGTCAGCCGCTCAATGAAGCGCGCACTGAACTTAATCGCATTGAGACCGAAGCGCAGACGCTTGCGCGCATTCTCAATGCGGGTGAAACGGGCCAGTTTCCACCGGTTGTTGAAGAGTTACAGGTCGAAAAGGGCTATGAAGTCGCCCTTGGTGCAGCGCTTGGTGAAGACCTCGATGCGGCAAGCGATACCAATGCGCCTGTTTTCTGGGCTTATAATCCGGCAGTACAAAGTGATCCGGCATTGCCAGAAGGCAGTGTGCCGCTCGATCGCTTGGTGGACGGCCCGCAGCAATTGCGCCGCAGACTTGCGCAAGTGGGAGTGGTCTCTGATCAGGATGGTCAGCGTTTACAGGCTATGCTCCGCCCCGGTCAGCGACTGGTCAGCAAGGCTGGTGCGTTGTGGCGCTGGGACGGTTACACAGCAAGCGCCGACGCGCCAACACCTGCTGCACAGCGGCTTGCCCAGAAGAATCGCTTGGCGGAACTTGAGCAAGAGGCGGTGAATGCCAGCGCACGAGTTCAGGCCGCCGAGCAAGCCGTGCAGCTCTTCGAAGTTGCTGTTCGTGACGCTGTTGAGCAGGAACGCGTGGCACGCGATGCATGGCGCGCTAACCAGCGCAGGCTTGATGAGGCGCGTGAAGCGCTGGCAGCCGTTGAACGCGCTGCTGGGCAATTGGCAACTAAACGTGCTGGTCTCGAAGAAGCCAAGTCCCGTCTTGAAGAAAATCTTGAAGAGGCACAGGTTCGTGTTGTTGAGGCGGAAGACCGGCTCAATGAAATGCAGGATCTGCAATCGATCTCGGAACGACATATGGCGCTGAGTGCAGAAGTGCAGTCGGACCGTGGGAGGCTTGCGGAAGCACGTGCGGCCTATGAAGGGCAGCGACGTGAAGCGGACAATCGCGCCCGTCGTCTGGCGATGATCGGGCTTGAGCGTCGCAACTGGGCGTCGCGTGCAGAAAATGCTGCGCAGCAGATTGCGGCCTTGAATGATCGTCGTGCGGAAACTGCCGAC
This genomic stretch from Brucella pseudogrignonensis harbors:
- a CDS encoding DUF721 domain-containing protein; its protein translation is MNERKPKRGFRPLADMTSGLMDPMLQKRAGISLSLLQSWEDIVGPAIGSSSRPLRIVWPRRLHQDEPFNPATLIIACEGFAALQIQHETGEIISRVNGFLGFSAIGRIKIEQKPPAIDFRRKPKRLAPLAPSEERRIDKVTDGIEDDALRAALARLGKNILAEKRATKK
- a CDS encoding chromosome segregation SMC family protein, which encodes MRFSKLRLVGFKSFVEPMEFVIEGGLTGVVGPNGCGKSNLVEALRWVMGENSYKNMRASGMDDVIFSGSATRPARNTAEVTLFLDNSDRTAPAAYNDQDELQISRRIEREAGSVYRINGKEARAKDVQLLFADQSTGARSPSMVGQGRIGELIQAKPQARRALLEEAAGISGLHTRRHEAELRLRAAEGNLERLEDVVGELGSQIESLKRQARQANRFKALSADMRRAEASLLHLRWSQAKAQEGEAQSALAQATTVVGDMAQAQMNAAREQGVGAHKLPELREAEAKAAAALQRLSIARTQLDEEDGRIRVRRAELMKRLEQLTSDIAREEQMVRENADILERLDEEQQELIASNEASGERDEELRAIFEESEIRLQDSENALARVTAERAEATAERTQIERALQEAQSRRNRLANQMETIERDIAAVAEQIGGLFDPAEKRVAVEAATDALAASEEAVVASEELVSAAREQEAASRQPLNEARTELNRIETEAQTLARILNAGETGQFPPVVEELQVEKGYEVALGAALGEDLDAASDTNAPVFWAYNPAVQSDPALPEGSVPLDRLVDGPQQLRRRLAQVGVVSDQDGQRLQAMLRPGQRLVSKAGALWRWDGYTASADAPTPAAQRLAQKNRLAELEQEAVNASARVQAAEQAVQLFEVAVRDAVEQERVARDAWRANQRRLDEAREALAAVERAAGQLATKRAGLEEAKSRLEENLEEAQVRVVEAEDRLNEMQDLQSISERHMALSAEVQSDRGRLAEARAAYEGQRREADNRARRLAMIGLERRNWASRAENAAQQIAALNDRRAETADEAEALAEAPEEIEKRRRALLNELSEADERRKAAADILAQAEAAQAELDKAATLAIQHLATSREQRARAEERLTAAEERRKDTEARIADALNCAPHEAIRHTGLKPDDRMPDPDQLERQLERLRIERERLGAVNLRAEEESQELSSRLEAIISEREDVIEAIKKLRQAIQSLNREGRERLLAAFDVVNAQFQRLFTHLFGGGTAELQLIESDDPLDAGLEILARPPGKKPQTMTLLSGGEQALTAMALIFAVFLTNPAPICVLDEVDAPLDDHNVERYCNLMDEMATSTETRFVIITHNPITMARMNRLFGVTMGEQGVSQLVSVDLQTAEQLREAV
- a CDS encoding DsbA family protein produces the protein MPASLNRRHVISLAGAAAAGLAFAGNASAQARSAEASVDAAKLAEPGKMKDMVYGKADAPVTIVEYASLTCSHCADFAVNTFPTIKEKYIDTGKAKLIFREFPFDPRATAAFMLARCAPEDRYFPMIEVFFKQQQQWAGAADGEAALLQIAKLAGFTQESFKACLTNQQVLDDVRATMERGSKEFGVNATPTFFINGQKYAGALSVDEMSAIIDKLL